The following proteins are co-located in the Mesorhizobium sp. M1E.F.Ca.ET.045.02.1.1 genome:
- a CDS encoding winged helix-turn-helix domain-containing protein: protein MPSGKQHVLHNRIHWAKFYMSKAGLLASRTRAVRCHRSRSVIAHQRP from the coding sequence TTGCCGAGCGGCAAGCAGCACGTGCTACACAACCGTATCCACTGGGCGAAATTCTACATGAGCAAAGCGGGACTGCTCGCCTCCCGCACGAGGGCGGTTCGTTGCCACCGAAGCAGGTCGGTCATTGCTCACCAGCGACCCTGA
- a CDS encoding transposase: MINGAGGRRHWSVDDKARIIAETLEPNAVISEVARRYGLRPQQVFAWRREACKPATSVQQDSPAFVPAVLAAAEPVASRSPKQRKRQATRGAGMIELEIDGISMRVGRGADTKTVAAVIRALKATS; the protein is encoded by the coding sequence GTGATCAACGGTGCCGGCGGTCGGCGTCACTGGTCGGTGGATGACAAGGCGCGGATCATCGCGGAGACGCTGGAGCCGAACGCAGTCATTTCCGAGGTAGCCCGTCGGTATGGCCTTAGGCCGCAGCAGGTCTTCGCCTGGCGCCGCGAAGCGTGCAAACCGGCCACTTCGGTGCAGCAAGATTCTCCTGCCTTTGTGCCGGCGGTTTTGGCGGCGGCGGAACCTGTAGCCAGCCGTTCACCGAAGCAGCGGAAACGGCAAGCCACCCGAGGTGCCGGCATGATCGAGCTTGAGATCGACGGCATCTCGATGCGCGTTGGCCGGGGCGCCGATACCAAGACGGTGGCGGCAGTGATCCGCGCGCTGAAGGCGACGTCGTGA
- the tnpB gene encoding IS66 family insertion sequence element accessory protein TnpB (TnpB, as the term is used for proteins encoded by IS66 family insertion elements, is considered an accessory protein, since TnpC, encoded by a neighboring gene, is a DDE family transposase.), which yields MIGPTGAVKVMVATKPVDFRKGAEGLAALVRETMGADPFNGAVYVFRAKRTDRIKLIFWDGTGVCLYAKRLEDGEFRWPKVHDGMMRLTAAQLSALLEGLDWRRVHEARRTRVPAQAG from the coding sequence GTGATCGGGCCGACGGGTGCGGTCAAGGTCATGGTGGCGACGAAGCCGGTGGACTTCCGCAAGGGTGCGGAGGGATTGGCCGCACTTGTGCGCGAGACCATGGGCGCTGACCCGTTCAATGGGGCGGTCTATGTCTTTCGGGCCAAGCGGACTGACCGGATCAAGCTGATCTTCTGGGATGGCACCGGGGTTTGCCTCTATGCCAAGCGTTTGGAGGATGGGGAGTTCCGCTGGCCGAAAGTGCATGACGGCATGATGCGGCTGACGGCCGCGCAACTGTCGGCGCTGCTCGAAGGTCTCGACTGGCGGCGTGTCCACGAGGCGCGCCGGACTCGCGTTCCAGCCCAGGCGGGCTGA
- a CDS encoding IS66 family transposase, translated as MAMTADQLPDDPDALKAMVLARDVENARLIQIIKELQRHRFGRRAETLPEDQLLLGLEEAEQIEAAGDEEQAQTALGERQAPVAKRRANRGGLPPHLPRVEMVVDIEDHACPCCRNGLHRIGEDMSERLDIVPAQLRVIVVRRPKYACRACEDVVVQAPAPARLIEGGLPTEATVAQVLVSKYADHLPLYRQAQIYARQGINLDRSTLADWVGRAAWHLRPVHERLLGKLKSSPKLFADETTAPVLDPGRGKTKTGQLWAYARDDRPWEGSDPPGVAYVYAPDRKAERPIAHLVGFTGILQVDGYGGYRVLADKSGVTLAFCWAHVRRRFYELAAAGPAPIASEALRRIAELYRVEDDVRRRSAEQRRVVRQDRSRPIVVELEPWLREKLGLISQKTKLAEAIRYTLSRWEGLSRFLDDGRIEIDSNTVERSIRPIALNRKNALFAGSDGGAEHWAVIASLIETCKLNGVEPLGYLADVLTRIVNGHPNSQIDDLLPWVYINKLQLKAVA; from the coding sequence ATGGCGATGACGGCTGACCAGCTTCCCGACGATCCGGATGCGCTGAAGGCGATGGTCCTGGCGCGCGACGTCGAGAATGCCCGTCTGATTCAGATCATCAAGGAATTGCAGCGTCATCGCTTCGGCCGGCGTGCCGAGACGCTCCCCGAGGATCAATTGCTGCTGGGGCTCGAAGAGGCCGAACAGATCGAGGCCGCCGGTGACGAAGAGCAGGCACAGACCGCTCTTGGCGAACGTCAGGCGCCTGTCGCCAAGCGCAGGGCGAACCGCGGCGGGCTGCCACCCCATCTGCCGCGCGTGGAGATGGTCGTCGACATCGAGGATCATGCCTGCCCGTGCTGCCGCAATGGCTTGCATCGGATCGGCGAGGACATGAGCGAGCGGCTCGACATCGTTCCGGCGCAGCTGCGCGTGATCGTCGTGCGCCGGCCCAAATATGCCTGCCGCGCCTGTGAGGATGTAGTGGTTCAGGCTCCGGCGCCCGCCCGGCTGATCGAGGGCGGCCTGCCGACCGAGGCGACGGTCGCCCAGGTGCTGGTCTCAAAATATGCTGACCACCTGCCGCTCTATCGTCAGGCGCAGATCTATGCCCGGCAGGGCATCAATCTCGACCGGTCCACGCTCGCCGACTGGGTCGGCCGCGCCGCCTGGCATCTGCGTCCGGTGCATGAGCGGCTGCTTGGCAAGCTGAAGTCCTCGCCAAAACTCTTCGCCGACGAGACGACCGCGCCAGTGCTCGATCCCGGCCGCGGCAAGACCAAGACAGGTCAACTCTGGGCCTATGCCCGCGATGACCGACCTTGGGAGGGGAGCGACCCGCCGGGCGTCGCCTATGTCTATGCGCCGGATCGGAAGGCCGAGCGTCCGATCGCTCATCTGGTGGGCTTTACCGGAATCCTGCAGGTCGACGGCTATGGCGGCTATCGCGTGCTCGCCGACAAGAGCGGCGTGACGCTCGCCTTCTGCTGGGCACATGTGCGCCGGCGCTTCTACGAGCTCGCCGCGGCCGGTCCCGCGCCAATCGCCAGCGAGGCGCTGAGACGGATCGCGGAACTCTATCGCGTCGAAGACGACGTCCGTCGACGATCGGCCGAGCAGCGCCGTGTCGTGCGCCAGGACAGGAGCCGCCCGATCGTCGTCGAACTCGAACCATGGCTTCGCGAAAAGCTCGGGCTGATCAGCCAGAAGACAAAGCTCGCCGAGGCGATCCGCTACACGCTCTCGCGCTGGGAAGGCCTCTCGCGCTTCCTTGACGACGGCCGCATCGAGATCGACAGCAACACCGTCGAACGCTCGATCCGTCCGATCGCGCTCAACCGCAAGAACGCGCTCTTCGCAGGCTCTGACGGCGGCGCCGAACACTGGGCAGTCATCGCCTCGCTGATCGAAACCTGCAAGCTCAATGGTGTCGAACCGCTCGGCTATCTCGCCGATGTCCTCACCAGGATCGTCAACGGCCACCCCAACAGCCAGATCGACGATCTCCTGCCTTGGGTCTACATCAACAAGCTCCAGCTCAAGGCTGTGGCCTAA
- a CDS encoding ImmA/IrrE family metallo-endopeptidase translates to MKLTPRPSAVESIRRARRLSIEAVAIEANIRPDFLTEMETTPTDVSKRVAFSLASALAVPVQFLFAKDVEIDANMPDFRAANNRPAVLTSAGLTRIARARSIAAYLADRAFEDCTRFANTNSVTIHQQSTARKLLKSLYVRVQRVDGSVDPTLTFRETRVSLERKGIIVLCDRVADPFRGFCYSPTGDFPIIFVNTTGQRPATKLFTLMHEVVHVLLGKTGVSDPAILNNQVERFCNSVTASVMMPAEEFSQAYKSVAGRGARAVVDLLSRRFGASKQASALRVSDLGLSKGFYAAWSATLPSEVPMIEEEDEGEENSGGGGISSQIARFGYLLPNMLTAAVDRKAISQFDAYRLTNLKPSTIKQIAAIGVNRLGP, encoded by the coding sequence TTGAAACTTACCCCCCGACCTTCGGCAGTGGAAAGCATCCGCCGCGCGCGACGATTGTCAATTGAAGCGGTCGCGATTGAGGCGAATATCCGACCAGATTTCTTGACTGAAATGGAAACAACCCCAACCGACGTCAGCAAGCGAGTGGCGTTTTCACTTGCCTCCGCTCTGGCTGTACCGGTCCAGTTCCTGTTCGCCAAAGACGTAGAAATCGACGCCAATATGCCTGATTTTCGCGCCGCCAATAATAGGCCAGCGGTTCTTACATCGGCAGGACTAACGCGAATCGCGCGTGCTCGTTCTATCGCCGCCTACTTGGCGGACCGAGCGTTCGAAGACTGCACCAGGTTCGCCAATACAAATAGCGTGACCATCCATCAGCAGTCGACCGCGCGAAAGCTATTGAAATCGCTCTATGTCCGCGTCCAGCGCGTCGATGGATCGGTGGATCCTACCCTAACGTTCAGGGAGACGCGTGTATCGCTAGAGCGGAAAGGCATCATCGTGCTCTGCGATAGGGTAGCGGACCCGTTCCGTGGGTTTTGTTACTCTCCTACCGGTGACTTTCCCATCATCTTCGTGAATACAACCGGGCAGCGGCCCGCTACCAAGCTGTTCACACTGATGCATGAAGTGGTGCATGTGCTCCTTGGCAAAACGGGAGTTTCAGACCCCGCCATTCTCAACAACCAGGTTGAAAGATTCTGCAACTCGGTGACTGCCTCGGTCATGATGCCTGCGGAGGAATTTTCCCAAGCCTATAAAAGCGTCGCGGGAAGGGGTGCCAGGGCCGTCGTTGATCTCCTTTCCAGACGATTTGGCGCCAGTAAGCAGGCGAGCGCCTTACGCGTCTCTGATTTGGGCTTGAGCAAAGGCTTTTACGCTGCGTGGTCTGCGACCCTGCCGTCTGAAGTCCCCATGATCGAAGAAGAAGACGAAGGTGAGGAAAACAGCGGGGGCGGTGGAATTAGCTCGCAGATTGCCAGGTTCGGATATCTTCTGCCTAACATGCTCACCGCCGCCGTCGACAGGAAGGCAATCTCTCAGTTCGATGCGTACCGGCTCACCAATCTGAAGCCAAGTACGATAAAGCAGATCGCCGCCATCGGTGTTAACCGGCTGGGGCCATAA
- a CDS encoding DMT family transporter: MRNAYFSSILGAGFALLAALSNGTVGVLSRSAFKEGLDHTAVAFWRCAIAFSLLSIIILLRSGGLARLVSVFTGSWKIAVCSALGIFTLYHFETQAFTYAPIPLVAILVFAGGLGAIALDILILKETVTTRKAFAMTMVFLGGYVVIAGDGLMTGSIIGVSLALIAGLGYASFIFAWKFFKLRSSLETFWWCLAYGLVMLAVPYAWSGAPIPSVNALPSLLSLGVIPSFFGFYCTILALQHIEAYKTQVIESSEPFFSALLAAALFGEWLTGPGMFAALAIIVGALITSMPERRAVSMQVRPIGEQD; the protein is encoded by the coding sequence ATGAGAAATGCTTATTTTTCATCAATCCTTGGGGCCGGTTTCGCTCTCCTTGCAGCTCTGTCCAATGGAACCGTCGGCGTGCTTTCGCGGTCCGCTTTCAAGGAAGGCCTCGATCACACTGCAGTTGCATTTTGGCGTTGCGCCATTGCGTTTTCGCTGCTCTCGATCATCATCCTTTTAAGGTCTGGAGGTTTAGCCCGACTAGTCTCAGTGTTCACGGGATCGTGGAAGATCGCCGTCTGCTCCGCGCTTGGCATCTTCACACTTTACCATTTCGAAACCCAAGCTTTCACGTATGCACCGATCCCGCTTGTCGCGATCCTTGTTTTCGCTGGCGGCCTTGGTGCAATCGCGCTCGACATCCTCATCTTGAAGGAAACGGTAACTACGCGAAAGGCGTTCGCCATGACGATGGTCTTTCTTGGAGGCTACGTCGTGATTGCTGGGGACGGCCTGATGACCGGAAGCATTATCGGTGTCAGCCTCGCCCTTATCGCGGGTCTAGGCTACGCCAGCTTTATCTTCGCCTGGAAGTTCTTTAAGCTGCGCTCATCCCTAGAAACCTTCTGGTGGTGCCTGGCTTATGGCCTCGTTATGCTCGCTGTTCCCTATGCTTGGAGCGGAGCACCAATCCCGTCAGTGAATGCGCTGCCAAGCTTGCTATCACTGGGGGTTATCCCCTCGTTCTTTGGGTTCTACTGCACAATTCTCGCTCTTCAACATATCGAGGCATACAAGACGCAGGTCATCGAATCGAGCGAGCCGTTCTTTTCTGCGCTCTTAGCAGCCGCGCTCTTCGGCGAATGGCTGACAGGTCCAGGAATGTTTGCAGCATTAGCCATTATCGTCGGTGCGCTGATTACATCCATGCCAGAGCGCCGTGCCGTCTCTATGCAAGTACGCCCAATTGGCGAACAGGATTAG